The Polynucleobacter necessarius genome window below encodes:
- a CDS encoding cupin domain-containing protein encodes MISIAGVGGGVGPHFDSYDASFLIQMSGRRQWCISKQKDLSLNPNLPLKILRNFRPEQVWILESGDMLYLSPHIAHDGIALDAGCQTWSVGFRAPSFKALLQEGLWRLAESLEEIPELDQKFSDPKQEAIHTPNQLPNQFFG; translated from the coding sequence ATGATCAGCATCGCCGGAGTTGGAGGTGGAGTTGGACCGCACTTTGATTCATATGATGCGTCGTTCCTAATCCAGATGTCCGGGAGAAGGCAATGGTGCATCTCAAAGCAAAAAGATCTGAGCCTCAACCCTAATCTGCCATTAAAAATTCTGCGGAACTTCAGGCCAGAACAGGTATGGATTCTGGAGTCAGGCGATATGCTCTATTTGTCCCCACATATTGCGCATGACGGCATTGCTCTGGATGCAGGCTGTCAAACTTGGTCTGTTGGGTTTCGTGCACCCAGCTTTAAAGCGTTACTGCAAGAAGGCTTATGGCGACTTGCTGAGTCACTAGAAGAGATTCCAGAATTAGATCAAAAATTTTCTGACCCCAAGCAAGAGGCAATACACACCCCCAATCAATTACCCAATCAGTTCTTCGGGTAA